Part of the Henckelia pumila isolate YLH828 chromosome 2, ASM3356847v2, whole genome shotgun sequence genome is shown below.
ATTATATTGTCCACAACTAATATGTATAAGGATTGTTTTCATTGtattaatttgaaatttatttaaaatttttaagtataatatCATTTCTTAATAAGttatattttcatttctttAATTTAACCATTGTGCTCAATTGTTaattgattaatacttgaaaATCTCAGAATAAGTACTGTTAGCTATATCAATTAATTATGAAAGAATCAATAGTAGATTTATTTTTCGTATTTACttaattatatatgttttttaattTCTTAGAAAAATAGAAACGATCCTAGGTTGCACGGTAAACTAAGGGAAATTACGatgttaagaacaaataattcCACCCAAGCTTGCTTTTCATTACATGCATATTGTTAGTCCACAACCCAAAAAGATAGAAATACATTATTTCTACAAGGCTAGAGTGAAAATCCAATTGATCAAAGGTTTTTTGGTCGCGGCATTTTCAAGAAAGGAATCAGATCTTGTGTCTGATGTTCTTCTCTACTGCGATTGCGAGTAATCTTGAAACCCCTTGAGTCCACATATTGTATTCTCTTCGATTCCTACACTCGAACTCGACTACCCCTAGTGCAACTGTTTTCAACGTGAAATATCTTCCACTGAGATCTCACACTACTTTCTCAGAACCCGATATAGGAAAAATCCACACATCCTAAGATCATGAGCTCATTATCACTAAAAAGACAAAAGcaacatataaaataaatttgtagaaaacaaataaaatgttATATATAGATGTAATATAGatgattgatttgattgtaatttttttttctatactAATCCCTctaccctataaatagaggtgtttagTCCATATATTATTGACTCATCTTTTCTATTATATTCTCTCTTGTCTTTTATTCTCTCATCTTTCTTCACTAaatttataacacgttatcagcacgagtgCTCTAGCTTCAAGGTAGAACTCATAAATAATTTTCATTTGTAATCTTTGTGTGGATGCTCTCGACAAAGCACACTATGCAACTTTCATATTGATGCTCTCGAAATAGcacaaatattattattattattattttttacaatAGCTTCAATGATCCGGTAGTAGCACAATATTAAAAGTTAATATTGATGATCTCAAAGTATCTCATATTTTATGTTCATATTATGCTCCTGAAGaagcattaattttaattttatgttgatgTTCTTGAAGTAACACAACATATTTTTATTAGCAATCTCGATAAATCTATGGatacaatataaatatataagattttcaATATTCCTGAAGAATATTATCCAAAATCTTAAGTTTATCAATATTCCCGAAGAATATTGACATTTATACAATTTTATGTTTGTGTCTTATATTGGgatgttatatattttttatgcatttattttTACTCAACACTAATTGATATTTGTTTATGTTCTTAGGAAAGTTAATAAATATGATTCCATTAGTATGATTAGATGCTTGTtaacataattatatatatatatatatatatatatattgcacgtatatatatttatttgttaacTAATTTTATAACATTGTTTAATAAATTAGTTAataacataattatttattttgtatatttttctacacgtatatataatttattattatcctTAAATtcatttgtttttctttttaacAGTCGCAATGGCAAACATTACAAAACTTGAATTTGAAGCTCTTGACATCAGTGGAAAAaactatgtgtcatggattttggatgCTGAGGTTCATCTTGTTTCTAAGGATCTTGGAAACACAATAAAAGAAGAATATAATGAATCCCCGCAGGATCTTGGAAAATCACTTATTTTCCTTCGCCACCATCTCGATGATGGATTGAAAGCTGAGTATCTCACTGTGAAGAACCCACAAGAACTTTGGAAAAACCTTAAAGAAATGTTTGACCATCAGAGGGGTGTAGTTCTCCCAAGAGCCCGTTATGAGTGGATCCATCTTCATCTACAAGATTTCAAATCTGTAAGCGATTATAACACCGCATTATTTAAGATTTGTTCAAAGCTCAAACTTTGTGGAGAAAATATTTCTAATCAAGATCTTCTTGAAAAAACTTTCTCCACCTTCCATGCTTCAAATGTGATCCTGCAGCAGCAATATCGTGAGCGTGGATTTAAAAAGTACTCTGAGCTTATTTCTTGTCTACTAGTTGCTGAACAGAACAATGAATTACTAttgaaaaatcatcaattaCGCCCAACTGGCTCTACaccatttcctgaagcaaatgaaATATCATTCCCTGAAGTGAATGCCAACTCAACTCAAAACCCCCATATTAGAAGAGGACATGGGCGTGACCATGGTCAAAACAAAAATTACCAGCAACATGATGGAAAGAGACAGAAAACAAACCACCAGCAGTGGAAACCGAATAATGAAGAAGAAAAAAGGA
Proteins encoded:
- the LOC140882059 gene encoding uncharacterized protein isoform X3; the protein is MDGLLKVSGKVAMANITKLEFEALDISGKNYVSWILDAEVHLVSKDLGNTIKEEYNESPQDLGKSLIFLRHHLDDGLKAEYLTVKNPQELWKNLKEMFDHQRGVVLPRARYEWIHLHLQDFKSQQYRERGFKKYSELISCLLVAEQNNELLLKNHQLRPTGSTPFPEANEISFPEVNANSTQNPHIRRGHGRDHGQNKNYQQHDGKRQKTNHQQWKPNNEEEKRRNMKEYEDKCFKCGTEGHWSCTCRTPKHLVDLYQNSIKGKGKIEKNFADDDGPIDITHLDVSDFFAQPDGNIDHLIGGGVLEKIE
- the LOC140882059 gene encoding uncharacterized protein isoform X1, producing MDGLLKVSGKVAMANITKLEFEALDISGKNYVSWILDAEVHLVSKDLGNTIKEEYNESPQDLGKSLIFLRHHLDDGLKAEYLTVKNPQELWKNLKEMFDHQRGVVLPRARYEWIHLHLQDFKSVSDYNTALFKICSKLKLCGENISNQDLLEKTFSTFHASNVILQQQYRERGFKKYSELISCLLVAEQNNELLLKNHQLRPTGSTPFPEANEISFPEVNANSTQNPHIRRGHGRDHGQNKNYQQHDGKRQKTNHQQWKPNNEEEKRRNMKEYEDKCFKCGTEGHWSCTCRTPKHLVDLYQNSIKGKGKIEKNFADDDGPIDITHLDVSDFFAQPDGNIDHLIGGGVLEKIE
- the LOC140882059 gene encoding uncharacterized protein isoform X2, with amino-acid sequence MDNLLVAMANITKLEFEALDISGKNYVSWILDAEVHLVSKDLGNTIKEEYNESPQDLGKSLIFLRHHLDDGLKAEYLTVKNPQELWKNLKEMFDHQRGVVLPRARYEWIHLHLQDFKSVSDYNTALFKICSKLKLCGENISNQDLLEKTFSTFHASNVILQQQYRERGFKKYSELISCLLVAEQNNELLLKNHQLRPTGSTPFPEANEISFPEVNANSTQNPHIRRGHGRDHGQNKNYQQHDGKRQKTNHQQWKPNNEEEKRRNMKEYEDKCFKCGTEGHWSCTCRTPKHLVDLYQNSIKGKGKIEKNFADDDGPIDITHLDVSDFFAQPDGNIDHLIGGGVLEKIE